One region of Demequina sp. TMPB413 genomic DNA includes:
- a CDS encoding PilZ domain-containing protein, which produces MNKREFERVQSHFPVEVECGGKTVAGETRDIGFAGLWLPTSDPFAERAEGTVTVHLAETIKIRAKGLVVRSEDDGFAVQFLELLDLESYGHLRNLILYNSSDPATVDEEIDRHFRLRNGTAPRLPCE; this is translated from the coding sequence ATGAACAAACGGGAGTTCGAGCGAGTGCAGTCGCACTTCCCTGTGGAGGTGGAGTGCGGCGGCAAGACAGTCGCGGGCGAGACGCGCGACATCGGATTCGCTGGTTTGTGGTTGCCGACGTCCGATCCCTTCGCTGAGCGGGCAGAAGGCACAGTGACCGTTCACCTTGCCGAGACGATCAAGATCCGCGCCAAGGGCCTGGTGGTTCGCTCTGAGGACGACGGCTTCGCTGTCCAGTTCCTCGAGTTGCTCGACCTCGAAAGTTACGGCCACTTGCGCAATCTGATCCTCTACAACTCCTCCGACCCTGCGACGGTTGACGAAGAGATCGACAGGCACTTTCGTCTGCGCAATGGCACCGCGCCGCGGCTTCCTTGCGAGTAG
- a CDS encoding Nif3-like dinuclear metal center hexameric protein: MTTVADVVAWLERRYPPRLAEAWDAPGLAVGDPARDVRHVRFAVDPTLEVIREAIAAGADLLITHHPLMLRGVTSVAANTVKGAAVHALVKGGCAQLAAHTNADAAADGVADALAQALGVRVEGPLVAASGEPHPVGSGRVGTIEPTSLKDFAAVVAAALPATAAGVLYSGDADGVITTVAVVGGSGDAYLADAAAAGVDAYVTADLRHHPASEAREAALLDDGRPYLINVSHAASESLWLAAAASELAEAFSVTTSVSTLNTDPWTGRAPSPSFKE, from the coding sequence ATGACCACTGTCGCCGACGTCGTCGCTTGGCTTGAAAGACGCTACCCGCCGCGCCTTGCCGAAGCATGGGACGCCCCAGGCCTGGCGGTGGGGGACCCCGCCAGGGACGTCCGGCACGTGCGCTTCGCCGTCGATCCCACGCTTGAGGTCATTCGCGAGGCGATCGCGGCGGGAGCCGACCTGCTGATCACTCATCATCCGCTGATGCTGCGCGGCGTCACCTCCGTCGCGGCCAACACCGTCAAGGGTGCCGCCGTTCACGCACTGGTGAAGGGGGGTTGCGCGCAGCTGGCCGCTCACACCAACGCCGACGCTGCCGCCGACGGTGTGGCCGACGCTCTCGCCCAGGCTCTCGGAGTGCGGGTGGAAGGCCCCTTGGTAGCCGCGAGTGGCGAGCCACACCCCGTCGGTTCTGGGAGGGTCGGCACGATCGAGCCGACCTCCTTGAAGGATTTCGCGGCCGTCGTGGCCGCTGCGCTGCCGGCAACGGCTGCTGGAGTGCTGTACTCAGGGGACGCCGATGGCGTCATCACCACGGTGGCGGTCGTGGGTGGCTCAGGAGATGCGTATCTTGCCGACGCGGCGGCGGCAGGCGTCGACGCCTACGTCACCGCCGACCTCCGTCACCACCCTGCGTCGGAGGCGCGCGAGGCCGCGCTCCTCGACGATGGCAGGCCGTACCTGATCAACGTCTCCCACGCGGCCTCCGAGTCTTTGTGGCTTGCCGCCGCCGCGAGCGAGCTCGCCGAGGCGTTCTCGGTGACCACTTCGGTGAGTACGCTGAACACCGACCCCTGGACCGGCCGCGCGCCGTCACCCTCGTTCAAGGAGTAA
- a CDS encoding histidine phosphatase family protein — translation MTDPDAAVVGDTPVARNTPSALPRPSSPLFQVAGVELLNPLTLVLVRHGVTDMTVTHQLSGSGVPGPSLNAVGRVQAAKAADAIHAIGRRRWPSVAKVSRVMASPLVRTQETAAAIGRRLGMHPETEGRLREIHFGAWEGRTAEEIAAEDRDIMHRWRFGEIPAEGGESFADVADRVDALLVDLASQHAQAASAGEDAARTWVAVSHAVAIKCAVGVSMGMPMDRWGAIWPVPASLTVLQLRVSREGRIVERHLMSVGSPTD, via the coding sequence GTGACCGATCCTGATGCCGCCGTCGTCGGGGACACACCCGTCGCCCGCAACACACCGAGCGCCCTCCCTCGACCGTCGTCTCCGCTCTTCCAGGTGGCGGGCGTCGAACTGCTGAACCCCTTGACGCTCGTCCTGGTGCGGCACGGGGTGACGGACATGACCGTCACCCACCAGCTGTCGGGTTCTGGCGTCCCAGGCCCTTCCCTGAACGCCGTCGGACGCGTCCAGGCCGCGAAGGCCGCCGATGCTATCCATGCGATCGGTCGACGCCGGTGGCCCTCCGTCGCGAAGGTGAGCAGGGTGATGGCTTCGCCGTTGGTGCGTACTCAAGAGACGGCGGCCGCTATTGGCAGGCGACTCGGGATGCATCCAGAGACGGAAGGCCGTCTAAGGGAGATCCACTTTGGCGCCTGGGAGGGTCGGACCGCGGAGGAGATCGCGGCCGAGGATCGCGACATCATGCACCGCTGGCGCTTTGGCGAGATTCCGGCCGAGGGCGGCGAGTCCTTCGCTGACGTGGCCGACAGGGTCGACGCCCTTCTCGTGGATCTCGCTTCCCAGCACGCGCAAGCGGCGTCCGCAGGCGAGGACGCCGCGCGAACGTGGGTGGCTGTCTCGCACGCCGTGGCCATCAAGTGCGCAGTAGGCGTGTCGATGGGAATGCCGATGGACAGGTGGGGGGCGATCTGGCCCGTTCCCGCCTCGTTGACCGTCTTGCAATTGCGCGTGTCACGTGAAGGCAGAATCGTCGAAAGGCATCTGATGTCCGTAGGCTCACCCACGGATTAG
- a CDS encoding CdaR family transcriptional regulator — translation MVATADVKHDTLRKLRAGTGKLATAALRELDAEYRWFGELPAQERSWVGTVAQAGITSFVTWYASPGGSYRGAIEVFAAAPPELARSISLQHTLSIVRSVVKIVEEHADDFAAPGGEAHLREAILRYSREVAFSAAEVYARAAESRGAWDARLEALVVDALVRGEVDDDLPSRAAALGWKPGPTLVMVGHTDGALGEVQSAELRRSLRRAAPGAMVGIHGEDLIVISRSDQPLEDLAHSMIENFGQGPVVIGPPAVTLLEVARSTRAAFAGVVAAPAWSLTPRPVFADHLLPERVLVGDASARDRLLTIAYDPIQRAGGSLQETVATFLDCGRSLELSARTMFVHANTVRYRLKKVSELTGWDVLSTRDAHVLEMAFALGRLRDAGRALL, via the coding sequence ATGGTCGCAACCGCCGACGTCAAGCACGACACCCTGCGCAAGCTCCGTGCAGGCACAGGCAAGCTCGCCACCGCCGCCCTCAGGGAACTCGACGCCGAGTACCGATGGTTCGGCGAACTGCCTGCTCAAGAGCGTTCCTGGGTCGGCACGGTCGCCCAAGCCGGCATCACGTCGTTCGTCACGTGGTACGCGAGCCCAGGCGGCTCATATCGGGGCGCCATCGAGGTCTTCGCCGCCGCCCCGCCTGAGCTGGCACGCTCCATCTCGCTTCAACACACGTTGAGCATCGTCCGTAGTGTGGTGAAGATTGTCGAGGAGCACGCCGACGACTTCGCAGCGCCTGGCGGAGAAGCTCACCTTCGCGAGGCCATCCTTCGCTACTCGCGCGAAGTGGCATTCAGCGCGGCAGAGGTGTACGCACGAGCCGCTGAGTCGCGCGGCGCATGGGATGCACGACTCGAAGCCCTCGTGGTCGACGCACTGGTGCGCGGAGAGGTCGATGACGATCTTCCCTCCCGCGCCGCGGCGCTCGGCTGGAAGCCTGGTCCCACGCTGGTGATGGTGGGCCACACCGACGGTGCGCTCGGCGAGGTTCAGTCGGCGGAGTTGCGACGCTCCCTGCGCAGGGCAGCCCCCGGTGCCATGGTGGGCATCCACGGCGAGGATCTGATCGTGATCTCACGCTCCGACCAGCCGCTCGAAGATCTCGCGCACTCCATGATCGAGAACTTTGGACAGGGACCTGTCGTCATCGGCCCCCCCGCCGTCACCCTCCTCGAAGTCGCTCGATCCACTCGGGCGGCGTTCGCAGGCGTGGTCGCCGCACCGGCGTGGTCGCTCACCCCGCGCCCCGTCTTTGCCGACCACCTCTTGCCGGAACGGGTACTCGTGGGAGACGCCAGCGCGCGCGATCGGCTCCTGACGATCGCTTACGATCCCATCCAGCGCGCTGGAGGTTCCCTACAAGAGACGGTGGCAACCTTCCTCGACTGCGGTAGGTCGCTTGAACTCTCCGCGCGCACCATGTTCGTCCACGCCAACACCGTGCGGTACCGCCTGAAAAAGGTGTCGGAACTGACCGGTTGGGACGTGTTGTCGACGCGCGATGCACACGTGCTTGAGATGGCCTTCGCCCTCGGTCGCCTGCGCGATGCGGGTCGAGCTCTTTTGTAG
- the aceE gene encoding pyruvate dehydrogenase (acetyl-transferring), homodimeric type, which translates to MAQHGAIDKDPEETSEWLESLDGMIEEGGATRAEYVIDRMVEHAASKQLMVPLSLNTPYVNTIHADEEPEFPGDEEIERRYRGWIRWNAAVMVTRAQAAGKGVGGHISSYASVATLYEVGLNHFFKGRNHPGGGDHIYFQGHAAPGVYARGLVEGRFSEEDLDSFRQEKSAAGRGLSSYPHPRLMPELWEFPTVSMGLGPASAIYQAWTDRYLHLRGIKDTSQQHTWAFLGDGEMDEPESRGMLQLAANQRLDNLTFVVNANLQRLDGPVRGNGKIIQELEAFFRGAGWNVIKVIWGRNWDPLLARDHDGALINLMNTVPDGDFQTFRAESGAFIRDQFFGGDPRAKELVNDMTDDEIWALKRGGHDYRKLYAAYARAVHEKNGKPTVILAKTIKGYGLGTNFAARNSTHQMKKLAAADLKVLRDTFDIPFTDEQIDEDPYNPPYYHPGFDNPAIKYMLGRREELGGFVPERSGSFDPIELPDASVYELLAKGSGKQEVATTMAFVRLLKDLIKDKSFGHRIVPIIPDEARTFGLDAIFPSAKIFNTQGQNYLPVDRELMLSYKESESGQIMHTGINEAGSAAAFQAVGTAYATHGVPMVPMYIFYSMFGFQRTGDQFWAAGDQLTRGFIIGATAGRTTLTGEGLQHADGHSPLIAGTNRAVVTYDPAFGYEIRHIIKDGIERMYGPEDGRDKNVMYYLTVYNEPIQQPAEPENVDVEGIIKGIYKFADAPTGEGPQAQILASGVAVPWALEAQELLQAHWNVHASVWSVTSWNELRREALDCEQEAFLHPEKEPRTPYLTSKLAGAPGPFVATTDYDHLVPDQVRAWIPGEYATLGADGFGFSDTRAAARRFFKIDGPSTAVRVLQQLERRGEVERGTTARAIERYELHDVSKGTSGNAGGEA; encoded by the coding sequence GTGGCACAGCACGGCGCGATCGACAAGGATCCAGAAGAGACCAGCGAGTGGCTCGAATCGCTCGATGGCATGATCGAAGAGGGCGGCGCTACCCGCGCCGAGTACGTCATCGATCGCATGGTCGAACACGCGGCGTCGAAGCAGCTCATGGTGCCCTTGAGCCTCAATACTCCTTACGTCAACACCATCCATGCCGACGAGGAACCCGAGTTCCCCGGTGACGAAGAGATCGAGCGTCGCTACCGCGGTTGGATCCGCTGGAACGCAGCGGTCATGGTCACGCGCGCCCAGGCCGCGGGCAAAGGCGTGGGCGGACACATCTCTTCCTACGCCTCCGTCGCCACCCTGTACGAAGTGGGCCTCAACCACTTCTTCAAAGGCAGGAACCACCCGGGCGGTGGCGACCACATCTACTTCCAAGGTCACGCTGCGCCAGGCGTGTACGCCCGCGGCCTGGTCGAGGGCCGCTTCAGCGAAGAGGACCTCGACTCGTTCCGCCAAGAGAAGTCAGCTGCCGGCCGTGGGCTCTCTTCCTACCCTCACCCGCGTCTCATGCCGGAACTGTGGGAGTTCCCGACCGTGTCGATGGGTCTCGGCCCCGCGTCGGCCATTTACCAGGCGTGGACCGACCGCTACCTCCACTTGCGTGGAATCAAGGACACGTCGCAACAGCACACCTGGGCGTTCCTCGGCGACGGCGAGATGGATGAGCCGGAGTCGCGCGGAATGCTCCAGCTCGCGGCCAATCAACGGCTCGACAACCTGACGTTCGTCGTCAACGCGAACCTTCAGCGTCTTGACGGGCCCGTGCGAGGCAACGGCAAGATCATCCAAGAACTCGAGGCCTTCTTCAGGGGTGCTGGCTGGAACGTCATCAAGGTGATCTGGGGCCGCAACTGGGACCCGCTGCTCGCCCGCGACCACGACGGTGCGCTCATCAATTTGATGAACACGGTGCCCGACGGCGACTTCCAGACGTTCAGGGCCGAGTCTGGCGCATTCATTCGCGACCAGTTCTTTGGTGGCGACCCGCGTGCCAAGGAACTCGTCAACGACATGACCGACGACGAGATCTGGGCGCTCAAGCGTGGTGGTCACGACTACCGCAAGTTGTACGCCGCCTACGCCCGCGCCGTTCATGAGAAGAATGGCAAGCCCACCGTCATCCTCGCGAAGACCATCAAGGGTTACGGTCTCGGCACCAACTTCGCCGCCCGCAACTCCACCCACCAGATGAAGAAACTGGCGGCCGCGGACCTCAAGGTGCTCAGGGACACGTTTGACATCCCGTTCACTGACGAGCAGATCGACGAGGACCCGTACAACCCGCCCTACTACCACCCAGGCTTCGACAACCCGGCGATCAAGTACATGCTGGGGCGCCGCGAAGAGCTCGGCGGTTTCGTACCCGAGCGAAGTGGGTCTTTCGATCCGATCGAATTGCCGGATGCCTCCGTCTACGAGTTGTTGGCCAAGGGATCTGGCAAGCAAGAAGTTGCGACGACGATGGCCTTCGTCCGCCTGCTCAAGGACCTCATCAAGGACAAGAGCTTCGGGCACCGGATTGTGCCGATCATTCCCGACGAGGCGCGCACCTTTGGACTCGACGCGATCTTCCCGTCGGCAAAGATCTTCAACACCCAGGGGCAGAACTACCTGCCGGTAGACCGCGAACTGATGCTCAGCTACAAGGAGTCAGAGTCCGGCCAGATCATGCACACGGGGATCAATGAGGCGGGTTCTGCCGCCGCGTTCCAGGCCGTGGGCACTGCTTACGCCACCCATGGCGTGCCCATGGTCCCGATGTACATCTTCTACTCGATGTTCGGCTTCCAGCGGACGGGCGACCAGTTCTGGGCGGCGGGAGATCAGCTCACTCGCGGATTCATCATTGGCGCCACCGCCGGCCGCACCACGCTCACGGGAGAGGGCCTGCAGCACGCGGACGGCCATTCGCCGCTGATTGCGGGCACGAACCGGGCGGTCGTGACGTACGACCCTGCATTCGGCTACGAGATCCGTCACATCATCAAGGACGGAATCGAGCGCATGTACGGCCCTGAGGACGGGCGCGACAAGAACGTCATGTATTACCTGACGGTCTACAACGAGCCCATCCAGCAGCCGGCCGAGCCAGAGAACGTGGACGTCGAGGGCATCATCAAGGGCATCTACAAGTTCGCGGATGCTCCCACTGGCGAGGGCCCTCAAGCTCAGATCTTGGCGTCGGGAGTTGCCGTCCCGTGGGCTCTCGAGGCCCAAGAACTTCTCCAGGCTCACTGGAACGTTCACGCCTCCGTCTGGTCAGTGACGTCATGGAACGAACTGCGTCGCGAAGCCCTTGATTGCGAGCAAGAGGCGTTCCTCCACCCGGAGAAGGAACCCCGGACGCCATACCTCACGAGCAAGCTCGCGGGCGCGCCTGGACCGTTTGTTGCGACGACGGACTACGACCACTTGGTACCGGATCAGGTGCGTGCCTGGATTCCTGGCGAGTACGCCACCTTGGGCGCCGATGGCTTCGGTTTCTCCGACACCAGGGCTGCTGCCCGCCGTTTCTTCAAGATCGACGGTCCGTCCACCGCCGTGCGCGTTCTCCAGCAGTTGGAGCGCAGAGGCGAGGTGGAGCGCGGCACGACGGCAAGGGCCATCGAGCGCTACGAGTTGCACGATGTGAGCAAGGGGACGTCAGGGAACGCTGGCGGCGAGGCATAG
- a CDS encoding SDR family NAD(P)-dependent oxidoreductase has protein sequence MSDFDISGKTMVITGATSGIGRGLVDYFVDRGAVVGAVGGHEETTERLRHELAQTGRTAQAYAADLRDVANIGPLFDRIAADLGSIDVLVNNAGMGRPIAAIDVTVEDWDTMMDLNLRAAFFCAQAAARHMLPRGYGRIINMSSQISVVANQDEVVYCASKGGLNQVTRTLAIEWGGAGVVVTGVAPTFTYTAGTAERLDTPSFRDAVLSKIPRGRFATIDDIAAAVQYLASDAGEMANGSTLMVDGGWTAV, from the coding sequence ATGAGCGACTTCGATATCAGCGGCAAGACCATGGTGATTACCGGCGCTACGAGCGGAATCGGTAGGGGCTTGGTCGACTACTTCGTGGACCGCGGCGCGGTGGTTGGGGCGGTCGGCGGCCATGAGGAGACGACGGAGCGGCTCAGGCACGAGTTGGCTCAGACGGGGCGTACGGCGCAGGCGTACGCTGCCGATCTGCGCGACGTGGCCAATATTGGACCACTCTTCGACCGAATCGCGGCGGATCTCGGGAGTATCGACGTCTTGGTGAACAACGCGGGTATGGGGCGGCCCATCGCGGCGATCGACGTCACCGTTGAGGACTGGGACACGATGATGGACCTCAACCTCAGAGCGGCGTTCTTCTGCGCGCAGGCCGCAGCGCGCCACATGCTTCCCCGCGGCTACGGCCGCATCATCAACATGAGTTCCCAGATTTCCGTCGTGGCGAACCAGGATGAGGTTGTGTATTGCGCCTCTAAGGGCGGCCTGAATCAAGTGACAAGGACGCTCGCCATCGAGTGGGGCGGCGCGGGCGTCGTCGTGACAGGGGTGGCGCCTACGTTTACGTACACGGCAGGCACTGCGGAGCGCCTCGACACCCCCAGCTTTCGTGACGCCGTGCTATCGAAGATCCCTCGCGGACGCTTCGCCACGATTGACGACATCGCGGCAGCCGTGCAGTACCTCGCGAGTGACGCAGGGGAGATGGCCAACGGGTCGACGCTCATGGTCGACGGAGGGTGGACGGCCGTGTGA
- a CDS encoding potassium channel family protein — translation MALGQVRELFSGSKYDAYAKRTDAILLALGLLFLVLWTLETVQPGLPSPVPGLIGSLLGVIWLVFLVDVAIRISLARSSWRFVVRHPIDVLAVFVPALRPLKILSVFTNGSKMLRGRGALNATRAVVLSAALLIWIAAVAILGFERGAPGANVENFGDALWWALVTTTTVGYGDFYPVTLEGRVVSSALMVLGISLIGVVTASVAAWFVRLTTAESDERDEASIAKNEQEIKRLHDKIDALETKIDRALKARESGD, via the coding sequence ATGGCGTTGGGGCAGGTCCGTGAGTTGTTCAGCGGCAGCAAGTACGACGCCTACGCCAAGCGCACCGACGCCATCTTGCTCGCGCTGGGGCTTCTGTTCCTGGTGCTGTGGACGCTCGAGACCGTGCAGCCAGGGCTGCCAAGCCCTGTTCCCGGCCTGATCGGGTCGCTGCTGGGTGTGATCTGGCTCGTGTTTCTTGTCGACGTGGCGATCAGAATCTCGCTAGCCCGCAGCTCGTGGCGATTCGTCGTGCGACACCCAATCGACGTCCTTGCAGTGTTCGTCCCTGCGCTCCGCCCGCTCAAGATACTGTCCGTCTTCACCAACGGCTCCAAGATGCTGCGCGGCCGCGGGGCATTGAACGCGACGCGAGCTGTCGTGCTCTCGGCTGCGTTGCTGATCTGGATCGCGGCCGTCGCAATCTTGGGCTTTGAACGTGGCGCTCCAGGCGCGAACGTCGAGAACTTTGGCGACGCACTGTGGTGGGCTCTCGTGACCACGACGACCGTCGGCTACGGCGATTTCTACCCGGTGACGCTTGAAGGACGCGTCGTGTCTTCGGCGCTCATGGTCCTCGGTATCTCCCTCATCGGCGTGGTCACCGCATCCGTGGCCGCATGGTTTGTGCGCCTCACCACGGCGGAGTCGGACGAACGCGACGAAGCCTCCATCGCCAAGAATGAGCAGGAAATCAAGCGGCTCCACGACAAGATCGACGCGCTCGAGACCAAGATTGACCGCGCGCTCAAAGCGCGAGAATCGGGGGACTGA
- a CDS encoding YaaA family protein — MLVLLPPSEGKTPATVGKPVDLSALSHAGLADARRRVGDTLAKVSGQRNALKVLDVGPSLADDVARNTRLWSEPAAPAAAVYSGVLYDAAHMSEWDDATMLRAQQRIRIISALWGAVSPADLIPAYRLSMSTSLPRVGGLATLWKKRLDPHLTALAAGSVVVDCRSSSNAAAWTPRDTPWVAVRVLRELDGRRTVVSHMAKHTRGLLTAHLMSYETAPQTPQDVADAAAGLIGAALVDVVLEERSKGPDQLTLVVGA; from the coding sequence GTGCTCGTGCTGCTCCCTCCCTCCGAAGGCAAGACCCCAGCCACTGTGGGCAAGCCCGTCGATCTGAGCGCGCTCAGCCACGCAGGACTCGCCGATGCGAGGCGCCGGGTCGGCGACACCCTCGCCAAGGTCAGCGGCCAAAGAAACGCGCTGAAGGTTCTCGACGTGGGCCCCTCGCTCGCCGACGACGTGGCGCGCAATACCCGCCTATGGTCAGAGCCTGCAGCCCCCGCAGCCGCCGTGTACTCGGGGGTTCTCTACGACGCGGCACACATGTCGGAGTGGGACGACGCCACAATGCTGCGCGCCCAGCAACGCATCAGGATCATCTCGGCGCTCTGGGGAGCCGTCTCCCCCGCCGACCTCATCCCCGCCTACCGGCTGTCGATGTCGACGTCCCTCCCCCGCGTCGGCGGCTTGGCGACCCTCTGGAAGAAGCGCCTCGACCCTCATCTCACCGCCCTGGCCGCCGGCTCCGTGGTGGTGGACTGCCGTTCGAGCTCCAACGCGGCGGCCTGGACTCCCCGCGACACGCCGTGGGTCGCGGTGCGCGTGCTGCGTGAACTCGACGGGCGCCGCACCGTGGTCAGTCACATGGCCAAGCACACCCGCGGACTGCTCACGGCTCACCTCATGAGCTACGAGACCGCCCCACAGACACCCCAAGACGTTGCCGACGCAGCCGCTGGCCTCATCGGCGCAGCTCTCGTGGACGTCGTCCTGGAGGAGCGGAGCAAGGGCCCCGATCAACTGACCCTGGTGGTCGGCGCTTAA
- a CDS encoding redoxin domain-containing protein, which yields MTHPLVGHTAPEFTLSDQDGINVSLSSLRGSDVLLVFVPWAFSPVCTYELEQLRDADDLLKSDAKVMVVNCDSKFVNQEWAYQNEFAGTLLSDFWPHGSVSREYGVFDEELGRSRRGTFHINAEGVIDWALVNPTGDARDLDQYRKVLGLI from the coding sequence GTGACCCACCCCTTGGTGGGTCACACCGCTCCTGAGTTCACGCTCAGCGACCAAGACGGGATCAACGTCTCGCTGTCGTCGTTGCGGGGGAGCGACGTTCTGCTCGTGTTTGTGCCATGGGCTTTCTCGCCAGTGTGCACTTATGAGTTGGAGCAGTTGCGCGACGCCGACGACTTGCTCAAGTCCGACGCCAAGGTGATGGTGGTCAATTGCGACTCGAAGTTCGTCAACCAAGAGTGGGCTTACCAGAACGAGTTCGCTGGCACCCTGCTCAGCGACTTCTGGCCTCACGGGTCGGTGAGTCGCGAGTACGGAGTCTTTGACGAGGAACTGGGCCGTTCCAGGCGCGGCACGTTCCACATCAACGCGGAGGGCGTCATCGACTGGGCACTCGTGAACCCGACTGGCGATGCGCGCGACCTCGACCAGTACCGCAAGGTGTTGGGACTCATCTAG
- a CDS encoding DUF3052 domain-containing protein, with product MATTEGSEALDIAMVSRLGLTREMVVQEFGYDNDVCDALRRAIMSVTGEDLVDEDYGDVTDAAIVWFRDGDDDLADLLMDVQSLLDGSAQVVLLTPKAGRPGHVLPRDVEEASSLAGLHATSTFVVDESWTATQLGEKGRSK from the coding sequence GTGGCCACGACAGAGGGCTCGGAAGCGCTCGACATCGCAATGGTGTCTCGCCTGGGGTTGACCCGGGAAATGGTTGTACAGGAATTCGGTTACGACAACGATGTGTGCGACGCGCTTCGCAGAGCGATCATGTCCGTTACAGGTGAAGACCTGGTGGACGAAGACTACGGTGACGTCACCGACGCGGCGATTGTGTGGTTCCGCGACGGGGATGACGATCTGGCTGACCTGCTGATGGACGTCCAGTCCCTGCTTGATGGCAGTGCGCAGGTGGTGCTTCTCACCCCGAAGGCTGGCCGACCGGGACACGTGTTGCCCCGCGACGTCGAAGAAGCGTCCTCGCTTGCGGGGCTGCACGCGACATCGACTTTTGTGGTTGACGAGTCGTGGACGGCTACGCAGCTCGGAGAAAAGGGCCGCTCGAAGTGA
- a CDS encoding zinc ribbon domain-containing protein, whose product MPQAPVADQLTLLTVQDLDTKVDQARHRLASLPVRQELAELTARLASLEESRVEAATAVTDVRREVTKAEDDVATVRARADRDNQRMLSGAGLASKELQALQSELEVLAKRQGALEEIELEAMQRLEDAEAEAARVAAELDQVGAQVADAQARLDDEAATIEAEIVSLSAGRANAAAGLDEALLALYEKLRAAQGGTGAAALKHGACQGCHMSLNPGDLARIEAAPADQVVRCEECGRILVRGATS is encoded by the coding sequence GTGCCTCAGGCCCCCGTGGCTGACCAGCTCACGCTGCTGACAGTGCAAGACCTCGACACCAAGGTCGACCAGGCGCGGCACAGGCTCGCGAGTCTTCCTGTGCGTCAGGAACTGGCCGAGTTGACTGCCAGGCTCGCTTCGCTTGAGGAGAGCCGCGTGGAGGCCGCGACGGCGGTGACGGATGTGCGCCGCGAGGTCACCAAGGCAGAAGACGACGTGGCTACGGTCCGCGCGAGAGCCGACAGGGACAATCAGCGCATGCTGTCTGGCGCGGGCCTGGCCTCCAAGGAGTTGCAGGCGCTACAGAGTGAACTCGAGGTCCTTGCGAAACGCCAAGGTGCCCTCGAGGAGATCGAGTTGGAGGCGATGCAGCGGCTTGAGGACGCCGAGGCCGAGGCCGCTCGCGTCGCCGCGGAACTCGACCAGGTGGGCGCGCAAGTGGCAGATGCGCAAGCTCGACTCGACGACGAGGCCGCCACTATCGAAGCCGAGATCGTCTCGCTCAGTGCTGGTCGCGCGAACGCGGCGGCTGGGCTCGATGAGGCGCTCCTCGCACTCTACGAGAAGCTGCGCGCCGCCCAAGGTGGCACGGGAGCCGCCGCCCTCAAGCACGGCGCCTGCCAGGGATGTCACATGAGCCTCAACCCAGGTGACCTGGCGCGCATCGAGGCGGCGCCCGCCGATCAGGTGGTCCGCTGTGAAGAATGCGGAAGGATTCTGGTGCGCGGAGCCACATCGTGA